One Natator depressus isolate rNatDep1 chromosome 5, rNatDep2.hap1, whole genome shotgun sequence DNA segment encodes these proteins:
- the LOC141987297 gene encoding uncharacterized protein LOC141987297, translated as MKDRGHNRDPKQCHVKLKELRQAYQKNREANGRSGSEPQNCHFYDELHAILGGSATTTPSLCFDSFSGEGGNTEAGLGNEEDDDDEVVDSSQQASGETGFPNSQELFLTLGLEPVPPEPTQGCLPDPPGGEGTSAACVSRITGSSPSQRLAKIRRQKKRTHDEIFSNLMLSSHTDRAQTNAWRQTMSECRKAQNDQEERWRAEESKWRAEERAEAERWRQRDERRQDSMLRLLEVQTNMLQHMVELQKRQKEHRPPLQPL; from the exons atgaaggacagaggccataacagggacccgaagcagtgccatgtgaaacttaaggaactgaggcaagcctaccagaaaaacagagaggcaaacggccgctctgggtcagagccccaaaattgccacttctatgatgagctgcatgccattttagggggttcagccaccactaccccatccctgtgctttgactccttcagtggagagggaggcaacacggaagcaggtttggggaacgaggaagatgatgatgatgaggttgtagatagctcacagcaagcaagcggagagactggttttcccaacagccaggaactgtttctcaccctgggcctggagccagtaccccccgaacccacccaaggctgcctcccggacccgccaggtggagaagggacctctg ctgcatgtgtttcaaggatcacaggatcttctccttcccagaggctagcgaagattagaaggcaaaaaaaacgcactcacgatgaaatatTCTCtaacctcatgctgtcctcccacactgaccgagcacagacgaatgcatggaggcagacaatgtcagagtgcaggaaagcacaaaatgaccaggaggagaggtggcgggctgaagagagtaagtggcgggctgaagagagggctgaagctgaaaggtggcggcagcgtgatgagaggaggcaggattcaatgctgaggctgctggaggttcaaactaatatgctccagcatatggttgagctgcagaaaaggcagaaggagcacagaccaccgctacagcccctgtga